Proteins from a genomic interval of Zingiber officinale cultivar Zhangliang chromosome 2A, Zo_v1.1, whole genome shotgun sequence:
- the LOC122041475 gene encoding uncharacterized protein LOC122041475 — protein MVGRELVLRKEAPVNLREIAARTTLREVRQKGHEYVELRHVGKRIIFFCTLCLTPCYSDTVLFDHLQGNFHSQRFAAAKATLFGATPWPFNDGVLFFDSSRESNSLLSHTACQNDRALVVSNSSRTNDEVTSMLKLNSLDKPHITGCNKSNGSTDANVRLAASGRKTSVRSNSKFLDMISRCNWLGTRLIIPRVLHKDQSSDLGVRHLGVGQIACRIHKNKEIHGKITKIWCAWFGEADSDFGDEFKVLANCDFAIINFPYVYGLGRKSAPDDEDPTGSFFEVDDSGHRRKRKKKSFSDQEEYSDNVNMSCESPSEDSVTLREIVAEDSQHLERRLISSKVVRRELRKRKRLAAERTCDICGQPILPGKDVATLLNVRTGNLACSSRNTNGAFHPFHASCLIHWILLCESEILADQKTKMRVTRGRKSKSTLKNQITSIFCPECQGTGVCIQGDELEKPTTPLSEMFLYKLKALAANKAWMKHPETLQNCSTGLHFPSVRVENLEENLKPLKLLHFFRADD, from the exons ATGGTGGGAAGAGAACTGGTCCTCAGGAAGGAAGCACCAGTGAATCTTCGTGAGATAGCTGCAAGGACTACTCTTAGGGAGGTGCGGCAGAAGGGACACGAGTATGTGGAGCTGAGACATGTTGGAAAGCGCATAATTTTCTTCTGCACCCTCTGCCTAACCCCGTGTTACAGTGACACCGTCTTGTTTGATCATCTTCAGGGAAATTTCCACTCCCAGAGGTTTGCGGCAGCCAAAGCTACCCTATTTGGTGCCACTCCCTGGCCGTTCAATGATGGTgttctattctttgatagttCTCGTGAGTCCAACTCGCTGTTATCACATACAGCTTGTCAAAATGATAGAGCTTTGGTTGTTAGCAACAGTTCTAGGACTAATGATGAAGTAACTTCGATGCTCAAACTGAATTCTCTTGACAAGCCCCATATTACTGGCTGCAACAAATCAAATGGCTCAACGGATGCTAACGTCAGGTTGGCTGCAAGTGGACGCAAGACTTCTGTGAGATCTAACTCTAAGTTCCTAGATATGATTTCAAGATGCAATTGGTTGGGGACTAGGTTGATCATTCCCAGAGTCTTACATAAGGATCAGTCATCAGATTTGGGAGTGCGACATTTAGGGGTCGGGCAAATTGCATGTAGAATACACAAAAACAAGGAAATTCATGGTAAGATAACTAAAATATGGTGTGCTTGGTTTGGTGAAGCAGATTCTGACTTCGGCGATGAGTTTAAGGTGTTAGCAAATTGTGACTTTGCTATCATAAATTTTCCTTATGTTTATGGCTTAGGCAGAAAAAGTGCCCCAGACGATGAAGACCCCACTGGTTCTTTCTTTGAAGTGGATGATTCTGGACATCGtaggaagaggaaaaagaaatcaTTCTCAGATCAGGAAGAGTACTCAGATAATGTAAATATGTCCTGTGAGTCACCATCTGAGGATAGCGTGACTCTACGTGAAATTGTGGCAGAAGATTCACAACATCTTGAAAGGAGACTTATATCTAGCAAAGTTGTCAGGCGAGAGTTGAGGAAACGGAAGCGTTTGGCTGCAGAAAGAACCTGCGATATTTGTGGGCAACCGATTCTCCCCGGAAAGGATGTGGCTACCCTACTAAATGTTCGTACTGGCAATTTAGCCTGCAGCAGTAGGAACACTAATGGA GCATTTCATCCATTTCATGCATCTTGCCTCATACACTGGATCCTCTTATGCGAGTCAGAAATATTGGCTGATCAGAAGACCAAAATGAGAGTCACACGAGGCCGCAAGAGCAAATCAACTCTCAAGAACCAAATTACTTCCATCTTTTGCCCAGAGTGCCAGGGTACTGGTGTGTGTATCCAAGGAGATGAGTTGGAGAAACCAACAACTCCATTGTCTGAG ATGTTCCTTTACAAGCTGAAGGCACTTGCAGCAAACAAGGCTTGGATGAAACATCCTGAAACCCTTCAAAACTGCTCCACTGGACTCCATTTCCCATCTGTTCGCGTCGAGAATTTGGAG GAAAATCTTAAGCCTCTAAAGTTGCTGCACTTCTTTAGAGCCGATGACTAG
- the LOC122041472 gene encoding probable beta-D-xylosidase 6, whose translation MVEYLVSMMRRRSLLLFLLVSSAPFCFAGDADLYPKLPCEAPVYNSFAFCDTSLPIANRARALVSLLTLQEKIQQLSNTAAAVPRLGLPAFEWWSESLHGIASNGPGVAFYGSVRAATEFPQVILSAAAYNRTLWGAMARAIAVEARAMYNVGQAGLTYWAPNINIFRDPRWGRGQETPGEDPLLAAEFAVEYVKGLQGEYDTGDADGSSLMLSACCKHYTAYDLDRWDNYTRYIFNAQVNEQDMEDTYQPPFESCVKEGHASCLMCAYNQVNGVPACARADLLDKARKEWGFKGYVTSDCDAVGIIYEDQKYTSSPEDSIADVLKAGMDINCGTYLPRHTESAIRSGKAQEEDIDRALLNLFSVQLRLGIFDGKGAKKQYGHLGPDNLCTKEHRDLALEAVRQGIVLLKNAKDFLPLRKHEVNSVAIIGPGGTDTTVYGGDYTGIPCNPTSILEGIRSYVPRATFAAGCIDVPCQTMDGFDEAFAIAKDAEIVVVVAGLNLTEETEDLDRYSLLLPGKQMELIRAIGNISKKPLILVLTGGGPIDVSFAKEDPLVSSILWLGYPGEVGGQALAEVLFGDVNPGGRLPVMWYPESFTRIPMTDMNMRADPSRDYPGRTYRFYTGKQVYDFGYGLSYSKYSYKFLYVPEKITVSQSSAKDHIKSKPPHIVATKVVSTCEDVKFHVKISVFNNGHMEGSHTVLLFYRPKTSIRGAPRKQLIGFERARIRANEAAEVDILVDPCKHFSFADVQGQRILPLGTHVLMLEDLERELVIETEEFSVQNKKIEDKVDEKQLKKSHEEL comes from the exons ATGGTCGAATACCTCGTGAGCATGATGCGGCGGCGATCTCTCCTACTCTTCCTCCTCGTCTCCTCCGCCCCTTTCTGCTTCGCCGGTGACGCCGACCTCTACCCGAAGTTGCCGTGCGAGGCCCCGGTCTACAACTCCTTCGCCTTCTGTGATACCTCCCTCCCCATCGCCAACCGCGCCCGCGCCCTAGTTTCCCTCCTCACCCTCCAGGAGAAGATCCAGCAGCTCTCCAACACCGCCGCTGCAGTCCCCCGCCTCGGCCTCCCGGCCTTCGAGTGGTGGTCCGAGTCCCTCCACGGGATCGCCTCCAACGGCCCAGGCGTCGCCTTCTATGGCTCCGTCCGCGCCGCCACCGAGTTCCCCCAGGTCATCCTCTCCGCCGCGGCCTATAACCGGACGCTTTGGGGTGCCATGGCCCGCGCCATCGCTGTGGAGGCCCGGGCCATGTACAACGTCGGCCAGGCCGGCCTCACCTACTGGGCTCCCAACATCAACATCTTCCGTGATCCGCGGTGGGGTCGCGGACAGGAAACCCCCGGCGAGGACCCACTGCTGGCGGCCGAGTTCGCCGTCGAGTACGTGAAGGGGCTCCAAGGGGAGTATGACACTGGTGACGCAGATGGTAGCTCGTTGATGCTCTCGGCTTGCTGCAAGCACTACACTGCCTATGATTTGGACAGATGGGACAATTACACTCGCTACATATTCAATGCTCAG GTTAACGAACAGGACATGGAAGACACATACCAGCCGCCATTTGAAAGTTGTGTAAAAGAAGGCCATGCAAGTTGTCTCATGTGTGCCTACAATCAGGTCAATGGTGTGCCTGCTTGTGCTCGGGCTGATCTCTTAGACAAAGCACGTAAAGAATGGGGATTCAAGGG GTATGTTACATCTGACTGTGATGCTGTTGGAATAATTTACGAGGATCAAAAGTATACTTCTTCTCCTGAAGATTCAATTGCTGATGTTCTTAAAGCAG GGATGGACATAAACTGTGGAACATATCTTCCTCGGCACACCGAGTCTGCAATAAGGTCAGGGAAGGCCCAAGAAGAAGACATTGATAGGGCTCTACTTAATCTCTTCTCTGTCCAGCTTAGGCTAGGGATATTTGATGGCAAAGGTGCAAAAAAACAATACGGACATCTTGGACCTGATAATCTTTGCACCAAGGAACACAGGGATCTAGCTCTTGAAGCAGTAAGACAAGGAATTGTCCTTCTGAAGAATGCTAAAGATTTTCTACCACTAAGAAAGCATGAGGTGAATTCTGTTGCAATAATAGGTCCTGGTGGTACTGATACAACTGTATATGGTGGTGATTACACAG GCATACCGTGCAATCCAACAAGCATCTTGGAAGGGATCAGGTCTTATGTACCAAGAGCCACATTTGCTGCCGGTTGCATTGATGTGCCCTGTCAAACAATGGATGGATTCGATGAAGCTTTTGCTATTGCAAAGGATGCTGAAATTGTTGTTGTGGTAGCTGGACTGAACCTAACAGAAGAAACAGAAGATCTTGATCGCTACAGCCTTCTGCTTCCTGGCAAACAGATGGAACTCATCAGGGCAATTGGCAATATCAGTAAGAAACCATTGATATTAGTCCTAACTGGTGGAGGACCTATCGATGTTTCGTTTGCAAAAGAAGATCCATTGGTTTCTAGTATTCTCTGGCTTGGATACCCAGGTGAAGTCGGCGGGCAAGCACTTGCAGAGGTTCTATTTGGTGATGTCAATCCAG GTGGCAGACTACCTGTGATGTGGTATCCAGAATCCTTCACTCGCATCCCTATGACTGATATGAACATGAGAGCTGATCCTTCAAGAGACTACCCTGGGCGAACATATCGATTCTACACTGGAAAGCAAGTTTACGACTTCGGATATGGTTTGAGTTATTCAAAATACTCATACAAGTTTCTATATGTGCCTGAAAAGATTACAGTGTCACAATCATCTGCTAAGGATCACATAAAGTCAAAGCCACCACACATTGTTGCAACTAAGGTGGTCTCAACTTGTGAAGATGTGAAATTTCATGTGAAGATATCGGTCTTTAATAATGGCCATATGGAAGGAAGTCATACTGTTCTATTGTTTTATCGGCCCAAAACAAGCATCAGAGGAGCCCCACGCAAACAATTAATTGGATTTGAGCGGGCACGTATAAGAGCTAACGAAGCTGCTGAAGTGGATATTCTAGTTGATCCTTGCAAACATTTTAGCTTTGCAGATGTACAGGGTCAACGCATTCTACCACTGGgaactcatgttttgatgctGGAAGATCTGGAGCGTGAATTGGTGATCGAAACGGAAGAGTTTTCAGTGCAAAACAAGAAGATTGAGGATAAGGTTGATGAGAAGCAGTTAAAGAAATCTCATGAAGAGCTTTGA
- the LOC122041473 gene encoding probable galacturonosyltransferase-like 3, producing the protein MSHFAFLAAALFLLAASRWTLPTSAELPRFREAPAFRNGPGCVSAPTIHIAMTLDAAYLRGSVAGVLSVLRHSSCPESIAFHFLATRPRRFRPVVAAAFPYLTFEVHRFNPDVVHGRISSSVRRALDQPLNYARIYLADILPRSVRRVIYFDSDLVVVDDVARLWATDLAPYQVLAAPEYCHANFTTYFTDRFWSDPVLPLVLTGRRRPPCYFNTGVMVVDLDRWRAGGYTRKLEFWMEVQKRKARIYELGSLPPFLLVFAGEVKGVDHRWNQHGLGGDNKEGLCRNLHSGPVSLLHWSGKGKPWLRLDAARPCPLDDLWAPYDLLLRDDDPFSDV; encoded by the coding sequence ATGTCTCACTTCGCATTCCTCGCGGCGGCGCTCTTCCTGCTGGCCGCCTCCAGGTGGACATTGCCGACCTCCGCTGAACTCCCCCGATTCCGCGAGGCCCCGGCTTTCCGCAACGGACCCGGCTGCGTCTCCGCTCCGACCATCCACATCGCCATGACCCTCGACGCCGCCTACCTCCGCGGCTCCGTAGCCGGTGTCCTCTCTGTTCTACGCCACTCCTCCTGTCCCGAATCCATCGCCTTCCACTTCCTGGCTACCCGACCACGCCGCTTCCGTCCCGTCGTGGCCGCCGCCTTCCCCTACCTCACCTTCGAAGTCCACCGCTTCAACCCCGACGTCGTTCACGGCCGCATCTCCTCCTCCGTCCGCCGCGCCCTCGACCAGCCCCTCAACTACGCGCGCATCTACCTCGCCGATATCCTCCCCCGCTCCGTGCGCCGCGTCATCTACTTCGATTCCGACCTCGTCGTCGTCGACGACGTCGCCCGCCTTTGGGCCACCGACCTCGCCCCTTACCAGGTCCTCGCCGCCCCCGAATACTGCCACGCCAACTTCACCACTTACTTCACCGACCGCTTCTGGTCCGATCCGGTACTCCCCCTCGTCCTCACTGGCCGCCGGCGCCCGCCCTGCTACTTCAACACCGGGGTCATGGTCGTCGATCTCGACCGCTGGCGTGCCGGCGGGTACACCCGTAAACTTGAGTTCTGGATGGAAGTCCAGAAGCGCAAGGCCCGGATCTACGAGCTCGGCTCGCTTCCGCCGTTCCTCCTCGTCTTCGCCGGCGAGGTCAAGGGAGTGGACCACCGGTGGAATCAGCACGGCCTCGGCGGCGACAACAAGGAGGGCCTATGCCGAAATCTACACTCGGGGCCGGTGAGCCTCCTCCACTGGAGCGGAAAGGGCAAGCCGTGGCTCCGCCTCGACGCCGCCCGCCCGTGCCCGCTCGACGATCTCTGGGCGCCGTACGACCTCCTCCTCCGCGACGACGACCCCTTCTCCGACGTCTGA
- the LOC122041474 gene encoding calcium uniporter protein 3, mitochondrial-like has product MSVISIATINSEIPRSLLAPGSSVSCLDPNPSGLPMAAFREVFSRRFASLLRACAGDGGAGSLSILGRYPFLQKRPLFQPALPPYVPPMILQDDRIAERIRGLSPYRSPLDVILPPAPTPTPTPTPELKEEKMEKKSVSLEEAKKVIRASQVASVRSRLLTAGESCISYSDFVRICSEATNSEQGLKIARSLDESGLVLVFGNVVFLKPEEVTQTVENMIPSSLSYQNDRMREELKKMEEKKHEIEKKAAALVRKELWLGLGFMLAQTAGLMRLTFWELSWDVMEPICFYLTSFYFLVGYSFFLRTSKEPCFESFFASRLATKQRSLMEEHKFNLTRFNELCQIFGQPLPPTANQNFTSASYCHCMGRRSLVGSSQ; this is encoded by the exons ATGTCGGTCATCTCCATCGCCACTATAAATAGCGAGATCCCTCGTTCTTTGCTTGCACCTGGCAGCTCCGTTTCTTGTTTGGATCCAAACCCTAGTGGTCTTCCAATGGCAGCCTTCCGGGAGGTTTTCTCTCGGCGGTTCGCCTCCCTCCTCCGCGCTTGCGCCGGTGATGGCGGTGCTGGCAGCCTTTCCATACTCGGCCGATACCCCTTCCTCCAGAAGCGGCCCCTTTTCCAGCCAGCGCTGCCGCCCTACGTTCCCCCGATGATCCTCCAGGACGATCGGATCGCGGAGCGGATCCGAGGTCTTAGCCCGTACAGGTCCCCCCTCGACGTGATCCTGCCGCCGgcgccgacgccgacgccgacgccgacTCCGGAACTGAAAGAGGAGAAAATGGAGAAAAAGAGTGTGTCTTTGGAGGAGGCGAAGAAGGTAATAAGGGCGTCGCAGGTGGCGTCCGTACGTTCGCGGCTGCTGACGGCGGGTGAGAGCTGCATCTCTTATTCCGACTTTGTACGGATCTGCTCCGAAGCGACGAATAGCGAGCAGGGGCTGAAGATTGCCCGATCGCTCGATGAGTCCGGCCTTGTGTTAGTTTTTGGCAACGTCGTATTCCTGAAGCCCGAAGag GTCACCCAAACAGTTGAGAACATGATCCCATCATCTTTAAGCTATCAGAATGATAGAATGAGAGAGGAATTGAAGAAGATGGAAGAGAAGAAACATGAGATTGAAAAAAAAGCAGCAGCTCTAGTAAGGAAGGAGTTGTGGCTTGGGCTGGGTTTCATGTTGGCACAAACTGCTGGACTGATGCGGTTGACATTCTGGGAGCTTTCATGGGATGTGATGGAGCCAATCTGCTTCTATCTCACCTCCTTCTACTTTTTGGTCGGCTATTCCTTCTTCCTCAGGACCTCTAAGGAACCCTGCTTTGAGAGCTTCTTTGCAAGCCGCCTTGCCACCAAGCAAAGATCCCTTATGGAAGAGCATAAGTTCAACCTCACTCGCTTCAACGAGCTTTGCCAAATTTTCGGTCAACCCCTTCCTCCAACTGCTAACCAAAATTTTACCTCTGCTTCCTATTGCCATTGCATGGGAAGAAGATCATTAGTAGGTTCCTCTCAGTGA